A section of the Babylonia areolata isolate BAREFJ2019XMU chromosome 1, ASM4173473v1, whole genome shotgun sequence genome encodes:
- the LOC143289732 gene encoding uncharacterized protein LOC143289732: MAHIVQACTTTTSPEPSTSTVSESTTPQTTTESISPETSTSTVSESTTPQTTTESISPETSTSTVSESTTPQTTTESISPETSTSTVSESTTPQTTTESISPETGTSTVSESTTSQTTTEFISTTSPESSTSVSIPTSSTTTIVPIHKECVEFQCPPAASPDNPYYLYPHAFRCDLYYQCLSPGNSPRFYVMRCPANLHFDPVSKRCEYPETVSCVPCPAPTAAP, encoded by the exons atggcGCATATTGTCCAGGCCTG CACAACGACCACAAGTCCTGAACCCAGCACTTCTACTGTGTCTGAATCTACCACTCCCCAAACAACGACTGAATCCATATCTCCTGAAACTAGCACTTCTACTGTGTCTGAATCTACCACTCCCCAAACAACGACTGAATCCATATCTCCAGAAACTAGCACTTCTACTGTGTCTGAATCTACGACTCCCCAAACAACGACTGAATCCATATCTCCTGAAACTAGCACTTCTACTGTGTCTGAATCTACCACTCCCCAAACAACGACTGAATCCATTTCTCCTGAAACTGGCACTTCCACTGTGTCTGAATCCACGACTTCCCAAACAACGACTGAATTCATCTCTACCACCTCTCCTGAAAGCAGCACTTCTGTCTCCATTCCTACGTCCTCCACCACAACAATAGTCCCTATTCACAAAG AATGCGTGGAGTTCCAGTGCCCACCGGCGGCATCCCCAGACAACCCTTACTACCTGTACCCACACGCCTTCAGGTGCGACCTGTACTACCAGTGCCTCAGCCCGGGCAACTCGCCCCGCTTCTACGTGATGCGGTGTCCGGCCAATCTGCACTTCGACCCGGTGTCCAAGCGCTGCGAGTACCCCGAGACTGTGTCCTGCGTGCCCTGTCCTGCCCCAACTGCAGCGCCCTAG